One stretch of Marinobacterium iners DNA includes these proteins:
- a CDS encoding sensor domain-containing diguanylate cyclase has product MRECQIDRCRQLILSISLVGILLTGTLVGLSSALPMFFSAREHVENSALDSLEARAAAINSLLAGYQDIARQFTSRTEIRRRLEAYEAGELGFDELVAFTRPRLKDPMSKLPELLFMRRSGPDLKPVVSLGHNPGLELEHIDTTGVSLMPLPTSTGFVIRAVGAITDDNGRRVGIDTLLFSSERLKALLTSDSGFSTQARLTLVQVSPSGTVLASLDSTGEFVRLLQQHQPYLAALTPRTLIHAVDGKNRLLLTPLALDSWVLAVRLPRSDLYAKANQQLLTTSGVILAMMLLGLFLTRRALSPLVARITQQTQRLEESSAELRLSANVFEHAQEAIIVTDPGLKIQRSNRTSSEVTGYSSEQLLGIGLDQLFDQSSRQGDQIELILHTLNRDDAWQGEINYRHADGHIIPTLQTISGVRDDQGRINHLIHIFNDITDAKENERRMQRLASQDSLTGLPNRASLNRQIEQQLQQAAQQQQRCALLFIDLDNFKPVNDNFGHAVGDQLLKTVAKRLQHALREEDSVGRLGGDEFLVLTGNLQKPEEADVIAAKLIAHLLEPFHIDEHSINIGASIGIAYFPDDGCDTQTLTRMADEAMYAAKRQGRNCYVKTTSLD; this is encoded by the coding sequence TTGAGGGAGTGCCAGATTGACCGTTGTCGTCAGCTGATCCTGTCCATTTCGCTGGTTGGCATTCTACTGACAGGGACTCTGGTCGGTCTAAGCAGTGCCCTGCCCATGTTTTTTTCCGCCCGTGAGCATGTTGAAAACTCAGCACTGGATAGCTTGGAAGCCCGTGCCGCGGCAATCAACAGCCTGTTGGCCGGCTATCAGGATATTGCGCGCCAATTCACAAGCCGTACCGAGATTAGGCGCCGACTCGAAGCGTATGAAGCCGGAGAGTTGGGGTTTGATGAGCTTGTGGCTTTTACTCGGCCCCGCCTCAAAGACCCCATGAGCAAGCTGCCTGAACTGCTGTTCATGCGTCGCAGCGGCCCCGATCTAAAACCGGTTGTCAGCCTGGGGCATAACCCGGGCCTTGAACTTGAACATATCGACACCACCGGCGTGAGCCTCATGCCATTACCAACCTCGACCGGTTTTGTGATTCGGGCGGTGGGTGCAATCACGGATGATAATGGTCGTCGTGTTGGTATCGATACCCTGCTGTTCAGCTCAGAACGGCTAAAGGCGCTGCTTACATCAGACAGTGGCTTCAGTACTCAGGCACGCCTGACGCTGGTACAGGTTTCGCCCTCTGGCACGGTGTTGGCGTCGCTGGACAGTACAGGGGAGTTTGTCCGTCTCCTGCAGCAACATCAGCCCTACCTTGCCGCGCTCACACCCCGCACTCTGATTCATGCAGTCGATGGCAAAAACCGCCTGTTGCTGACACCTCTGGCACTGGACAGCTGGGTTCTGGCGGTACGACTGCCTCGATCTGACCTGTATGCCAAAGCCAATCAGCAGTTGCTGACCACCTCTGGTGTGATACTCGCCATGATGCTGCTGGGCCTGTTCCTGACGCGCAGAGCCCTGTCTCCGCTGGTAGCACGCATTACTCAGCAGACTCAGAGGCTTGAAGAGTCCTCTGCTGAGTTGCGCCTGTCTGCCAATGTGTTTGAGCACGCCCAGGAGGCAATCATCGTCACTGATCCCGGTCTCAAAATTCAGCGCAGCAACCGCACCAGCAGTGAAGTCACAGGTTACTCATCCGAACAACTGCTTGGCATCGGGCTTGATCAGTTGTTCGATCAGTCCAGCCGTCAAGGTGATCAGATTGAGCTGATCCTGCACACCCTGAACCGTGATGATGCCTGGCAGGGTGAGATCAACTATCGTCATGCAGACGGACATATCATTCCAACACTGCAAACCATCAGTGGTGTGCGGGATGATCAGGGGCGCATCAACCACCTGATCCATATTTTCAATGACATCACCGATGCCAAGGAAAATGAGCGCAGAATGCAACGACTGGCCAGTCAGGACTCACTCACCGGACTGCCCAATCGCGCCAGCCTGAACCGACAGATCGAGCAGCAATTGCAGCAGGCGGCACAGCAACAACAGCGTTGTGCACTTCTGTTTATCGACCTGGACAACTTCAAACCGGTGAATGACAACTTTGGTCACGCTGTTGGTGATCAGCTGCTGAAAACGGTTGCCAAACGTCTACAACATGCATTGCGTGAAGAAGACAGCGTGGGCCGCCTTGGTGGCGATGAGTTTCTGGTATTGACCGGGAACCTGCAAAAGCCGGAGGAAGCCGATGTCATCGCGGCCAAATTGATTGCGCACCTGCTGGAGCCCTTCCATATAGACGAACACAGTATCAATATCGGCGCCTCCATCGGTATCGCCTATTTCCCGGACGATGGCTGTGACACACAAACCCTGACCCGCATGGCGGATGAAGCGATGTATGCCGCCAAAAGGCAGGGGCGCAACTGCTACGTCAAGACTACCTCTCTCGACTGA
- a CDS encoding protocatechuate 3,4-dioxygenase, with translation MAEITGGFLVPHDPVMFVAPDAPEAEKAKKVWDAYEACAERLAESGASSVIIVGNDHYMLFGTTCLPKYCIATGHVEGPLDQLPGLKKEQVQNHEALAQHIAAHGSETGFDWAVARSFTTDHAFSIPYKLIVRRAEEISGRSISAIPVYLASAVDPFITKTRARQLGEQIRGAVEAFDSDEQVFVIGSGGISHWVGVKETGKVNEEFDRQIIDLCCNANIDGLVAFTDEQVLENGGNGAMEIRNFICAMAAVNAPRGELIEYQPVPEWVTGLGFIELKKG, from the coding sequence ATGGCAGAGATTACTGGCGGATTTCTGGTACCGCACGACCCGGTCATGTTTGTGGCCCCTGATGCACCCGAGGCGGAGAAAGCCAAAAAAGTGTGGGATGCCTACGAAGCCTGTGCTGAACGTTTGGCCGAGAGTGGCGCGTCCAGCGTCATTATCGTTGGCAATGACCATTACATGCTGTTTGGCACCACTTGCCTGCCCAAGTACTGCATTGCCACCGGGCATGTGGAAGGTCCGTTGGACCAGTTGCCGGGGCTAAAGAAAGAGCAGGTGCAGAACCACGAAGCGCTGGCGCAACACATCGCGGCTCATGGCAGTGAAACCGGATTCGACTGGGCCGTGGCACGCTCGTTTACCACGGATCACGCGTTCTCCATCCCCTACAAGCTGATTGTGCGTCGTGCCGAGGAAATCAGCGGCCGCAGCATCAGTGCGATACCGGTTTACCTGGCCAGCGCTGTAGACCCCTTTATTACCAAGACTCGCGCGCGTCAGTTGGGTGAACAGATCCGAGGTGCCGTCGAAGCGTTCGATAGTGACGAGCAGGTATTTGTAATCGGCAGCGGCGGTATCAGCCATTGGGTTGGCGTCAAGGAAACCGGCAAGGTCAACGAAGAATTCGATCGTCAGATCATTGACCTGTGCTGCAACGCCAATATCGATGGGCTAGTGGCCTTTACCGATGAGCAGGTGTTGGAGAACGGCGGTAACGGTGCGATGGAAATTCGTAACTTCATTTGCGCCATGGCAGCCGTGAATGCACCACGCGGCGAACTGATCGAGTATCAGCCGGTGCCGGAATGGGTGACCGGTCTGGGCTTTATTGAATTGAAGAAAGGCTGA
- a CDS encoding methyl-accepting chemotaxis protein, whose protein sequence is MLFRRRSKAETQQSRLLECLTHLESSELTRKQVPDDALRQQLEQLQLQLRERHSVNSTQGVRSILHTISSLLQRCGLFAGHTRRTLVQQEGLIEQMEQRSSLLESELNAAADKVGQSRDEVGQLQQTLGDTVSDTSKAVIKAMEGISAKLEDKANGAHSVLENIIRIGAQINLLALNAAIEAARAGEHGRGFAVVANEVRNLAEVTVKHVNEAREQLDFAAIEEDLTELRHHTMSKLESSDQAVRFSQERLGNLFDHINEDIGQVRQNTDILFETLHLLKDSMGRIEDKQLWISTLSTQISQALEVLPSGLESLNAAETPLERLRAQLGFTSHKDRLSQIQQRGILRVAVEPQFVGLSFRRKPGEPLQGLDISYAHALAEHLGVRCEFVETPWDLCTERLFSSEQPGGMPVDIVISALPPDEGYAHVAYSDPYTYLHCVLARRVGDSSIRSHTDLEGKALGIINDPAAFAVLDSLGIGTDTNSRIRLSNLLAYSDQSRIHDCLARGVVDAFIVDLPIYHWACNNPDSPWFGKIETLPGNLADQSYFYSMAVSADADNATLLSEVNRFIQHFTTTAEREKIERFWQGQVIQDSLNLDSLPGELKGADDLHSMAAAAQAA, encoded by the coding sequence ATGCTATTTCGACGCCGCAGTAAAGCCGAAACACAACAGAGCAGACTGCTTGAATGTCTCACGCACCTGGAAAGCTCTGAACTGACCCGCAAACAAGTGCCAGACGATGCTTTAAGACAGCAGCTTGAACAGCTGCAGCTTCAGCTCAGAGAGCGGCATAGCGTCAACTCCACCCAGGGAGTTCGGAGCATACTGCACACAATCAGTAGCCTGCTGCAACGCTGCGGGCTGTTTGCCGGTCATACTCGCCGTACACTGGTTCAGCAGGAAGGTCTGATTGAGCAAATGGAGCAGCGCTCTTCGCTGCTGGAAAGCGAGCTGAATGCCGCTGCCGACAAGGTCGGACAGTCACGGGACGAAGTCGGGCAACTGCAACAGACGCTGGGCGACACCGTCAGTGATACCAGTAAAGCGGTGATAAAAGCCATGGAGGGCATCTCAGCCAAACTGGAAGACAAGGCGAACGGCGCCCATTCAGTACTTGAAAACATCATTCGTATTGGTGCGCAGATTAACCTGCTGGCCCTGAACGCGGCCATAGAAGCCGCCAGAGCCGGCGAGCATGGTCGCGGTTTTGCTGTCGTTGCCAACGAAGTACGCAATCTGGCCGAAGTCACTGTCAAGCATGTCAACGAAGCCCGTGAACAGCTTGATTTTGCAGCGATTGAAGAGGACCTGACCGAGCTGCGTCATCACACGATGAGCAAGCTTGAATCATCGGACCAGGCGGTCCGCTTCTCTCAAGAGCGTCTGGGTAATCTGTTTGACCACATCAACGAGGACATCGGTCAGGTACGCCAGAATACGGATATCCTGTTCGAGACCCTGCATCTGCTTAAAGATTCCATGGGACGCATTGAGGACAAGCAGCTTTGGATCTCCACGCTTTCAACGCAGATCAGTCAGGCACTTGAAGTACTGCCCTCCGGGCTTGAGAGCCTGAACGCCGCCGAAACACCGCTGGAGCGACTGCGCGCTCAACTGGGATTCACCTCACACAAAGACCGGCTAAGTCAGATTCAGCAGCGAGGTATTTTGCGTGTGGCGGTGGAACCACAGTTTGTCGGGCTGTCATTCCGGCGCAAACCGGGAGAGCCCTTGCAAGGCCTTGATATCAGCTATGCCCATGCATTGGCTGAACACCTTGGGGTTAGGTGCGAGTTCGTCGAGACCCCATGGGATTTGTGTACTGAGCGCCTGTTCAGCAGCGAACAACCCGGCGGGATGCCAGTCGATATCGTTATCAGCGCACTGCCACCGGATGAAGGCTATGCACACGTTGCCTATTCAGACCCCTACACCTATTTACACTGCGTTTTGGCGCGCCGCGTGGGTGACAGCAGCATTCGGTCCCATACCGACCTGGAAGGCAAGGCACTGGGTATTATCAATGACCCCGCCGCTTTTGCCGTACTGGACAGCCTTGGCATCGGTACGGATACCAACAGCCGAATCAGGCTGTCGAACCTTCTTGCCTACTCAGACCAGAGCCGCATCCATGACTGTCTTGCCAGGGGAGTGGTTGATGCATTTATTGTCGACCTGCCGATCTACCACTGGGCCTGCAACAACCCTGACAGCCCCTGGTTTGGCAAGATTGAAACATTGCCGGGGAACCTGGCAGATCAGTCCTATTTTTACTCGATGGCCGTGTCAGCGGATGCGGACAATGCAACACTTCTCAGCGAGGTCAATCGATTCATCCAGCACTTTACGACGACTGCAGAGCGGGAGAAAATCGAGCGGTTCTGGCAGGGCCAGGTGATTCAGGACAGCCTGAACCTCGACAGTCTGCCCGGCGAACTGAAAGGGGCAGACGATCTGCATTCCATGGCTGCAGCTGCCCAAGCAGCTTGA
- a CDS encoding HypC/HybG/HupF family hydrogenase formation chaperone: MCLAVPVEVVALTGPGRALADMGGVRREIDVSLLDDLEVGDFVILHVGFALQKLDRVEAERTLAMLQQMAAQQQ, encoded by the coding sequence ATGTGTCTGGCTGTACCGGTTGAGGTGGTGGCACTGACTGGCCCGGGGCGTGCGCTGGCCGATATGGGGGGCGTGCGCCGCGAGATAGACGTGTCATTGCTGGATGACCTTGAAGTGGGTGATTTTGTGATTCTGCATGTGGGTTTTGCGCTGCAGAAACTGGACCGGGTCGAGGCCGAAAGGACTCTGGCAATGCTGCAGCAGATGGCGGCGCAGCAACAATGA
- the hypD gene encoding hydrogenase formation protein HypD — MKYVDVFRDAKLAHQLAQHIHQQADPERHYRLMEFCGGHTHAVFRYGLPALLPDNVELVHGPGCPVCVLPVTRLEQALELSRLPEVILCSYGDMLRVPAGKGQSLLKARADGADIRMLYSPLEALTLAQQHPERQVVFFAIGFETTTPPTAVLIQRADEMGISNLSVLCNHVLTPAAMHAILTPSEGEATAIDGFIGPAHVSTVIGSEAYAPFPRQFGKPVVIAGFEPLDLLQAISMLVGQLNRHEARVENQFSWAVTPGGNPKARALVEQVFERRDSFEWRGLGEVPASALKIRPEYARYDAEQRFELSAPRAREHPACECPAVLRGQKRPDQCRLFGTPCTPDNPLGACMVSSEGACAAWYRYNRGRIAMQERE, encoded by the coding sequence ATGAAGTACGTGGACGTATTTCGTGATGCCAAGCTGGCCCACCAGTTGGCGCAGCATATCCATCAGCAGGCTGATCCAGAGCGCCATTACCGGTTGATGGAGTTCTGTGGCGGACACACGCATGCGGTATTCCGTTATGGCTTGCCCGCGCTGCTGCCTGACAATGTGGAACTGGTCCACGGCCCCGGCTGCCCGGTCTGTGTATTGCCGGTCACGCGTCTGGAGCAGGCGCTTGAGCTGTCCCGCCTGCCGGAGGTGATTCTGTGCAGCTACGGTGACATGTTGCGGGTACCCGCCGGCAAGGGGCAGAGTCTGCTCAAGGCGCGTGCTGACGGGGCTGATATACGCATGCTGTATTCACCGCTGGAGGCGCTGACGCTGGCGCAGCAGCACCCCGAGCGCCAGGTGGTGTTTTTTGCCATCGGCTTCGAGACCACAACACCGCCCACGGCGGTATTGATTCAGCGTGCCGATGAAATGGGCATCAGCAATCTTTCAGTGCTGTGCAACCATGTGCTGACCCCGGCGGCGATGCATGCCATTTTGACCCCGAGTGAGGGCGAGGCTACTGCCATCGATGGTTTTATCGGTCCGGCGCATGTGAGTACCGTGATCGGCAGTGAAGCCTACGCGCCTTTCCCGCGGCAGTTTGGCAAACCGGTCGTGATTGCCGGATTTGAGCCACTGGACCTGCTACAGGCCATCAGTATGCTGGTTGGGCAGCTGAATCGTCATGAGGCCAGAGTTGAAAACCAGTTCAGCTGGGCCGTTACGCCTGGCGGTAACCCAAAGGCCAGGGCATTGGTCGAGCAGGTGTTTGAGCGTCGGGACAGTTTTGAATGGCGCGGTCTGGGTGAGGTGCCGGCAAGTGCGCTGAAAATACGACCAGAATATGCCCGTTATGATGCCGAACAGCGTTTTGAACTGTCAGCGCCAAGGGCCAGAGAGCATCCAGCCTGCGAATGCCCGGCTGTTCTGCGTGGACAGAAGCGGCCGGATCAGTGCCGACTGTTCGGTACGCCCTGTACACCGGATAATCCGCTGGGTGCCTGTATGGTGTCATCGGAAGGGGCCTGTGCTGCCTGGTACCGTTACAACCGGGGGCGGATTGCGATGCAGGAGAGAGAATGA
- the hypF gene encoding carbamoyltransferase HypF, whose amino-acid sequence MQYLRVQGLVQGVGFRPLVYRLACELGLQGRVYNTPAGVCIELQGDAAALQQFEPRLQDRLPVIARIDRIERVTMPDEPNLVGFCIQPSQDEIHDSGEILPDLAPCDDCLAELFEPRNRRWRYPFINCTRCGPRYSILRRLPYDRHNTSMAMFPPCPSCLHEYDSPADRRFHAQPNTCSDCGPSVWVETVDGVRLDEADPLEQALDTVRRGEILALKGVGGFHLICDARNPDAIARLRQRKQRPHKPFAIMAANTQSLDPLVQLSEIATRWLTHPGTPIVIAPCVRQGMLPDTVAPGLNGLGVMLPQSPLHWLLFHEAAGRPVGTDWLVQSQSLLLVMTSANLSGEPLIHTNADARTQLRDIADRLLLHDRDIVQPQDDPVISVLAASGAWVRRGRGVSPQSIKLAVTGPPMLALGGYLKTSLCLSQGPRAWLSPPLGDLASVESCRRLQLQVEQLPALYGVTPAQVSVDLQPDSYGYRLAQQYADARNISLSPVQHHHAHVAAVMAEHQLTGPVIGLSLDGLGLGEAGELRGGELLKVNASGHERLGALKPLPLPGGDRAAREPWRLALALLFQLGREDLMAERFGHQPLWQEVAQMLRADINCPPSSSLGRLFDAVAGLMAVCDVQTFEAQAAMLLEAQVRRLPEPDAALWRVSDGNCLDLTPLLQRLLEMDNAPEGAECFHANLIAALAAWAGKAAHEQGISDVILSGGCLLNSWLRAGLVEELKRQGLTPRLPINLPPGDAALSLGQVWVSIMRANVKREREQG is encoded by the coding sequence GTGCAGTATCTGCGTGTTCAGGGATTGGTTCAGGGCGTTGGCTTTCGTCCACTGGTCTACCGGTTGGCGTGCGAGTTGGGTTTGCAGGGGCGGGTGTATAACACGCCGGCGGGCGTCTGTATTGAGCTGCAGGGTGATGCGGCAGCCCTGCAGCAGTTTGAGCCTCGGTTGCAGGACCGGTTACCGGTGATTGCCCGGATTGATCGCATCGAACGCGTCACAATGCCGGATGAGCCGAACCTTGTCGGGTTTTGTATTCAGCCTTCTCAAGATGAAATCCACGACAGCGGTGAGATACTGCCGGATCTTGCTCCCTGTGATGACTGTCTGGCTGAACTGTTCGAGCCTCGTAACAGGCGCTGGCGCTATCCCTTTATCAACTGCACCCGGTGTGGCCCACGCTACAGCATTCTGAGGCGGTTGCCGTATGACCGTCACAATACCAGCATGGCGATGTTTCCTCCGTGCCCGTCGTGCCTGCATGAATATGACAGCCCCGCCGATCGGCGCTTTCATGCCCAGCCCAATACCTGCAGCGATTGCGGCCCTTCGGTCTGGGTTGAGACGGTTGATGGAGTTCGGCTCGATGAGGCAGATCCTCTGGAGCAGGCACTGGATACCGTTCGGCGCGGTGAGATTCTGGCACTCAAGGGGGTGGGCGGATTTCATCTGATCTGTGATGCACGTAACCCTGACGCCATTGCACGGTTGCGCCAGCGCAAACAGCGCCCGCACAAGCCTTTTGCCATCATGGCTGCAAACACGCAGTCGCTGGACCCTTTGGTGCAGCTGAGCGAGATCGCAACACGCTGGCTAACGCATCCGGGTACGCCGATCGTGATAGCCCCCTGTGTCAGGCAAGGGATGTTGCCTGACACGGTGGCGCCGGGACTGAATGGACTTGGCGTCATGTTGCCGCAAAGCCCGTTGCACTGGCTGCTGTTCCATGAGGCGGCAGGACGACCTGTCGGCACCGATTGGCTTGTTCAATCGCAGTCCCTGTTGCTGGTCATGACCAGTGCCAACCTGAGCGGGGAGCCACTGATCCACACCAACGCAGATGCCCGAACGCAACTGCGGGACATTGCGGATCGGCTGCTGCTGCATGATCGCGACATCGTTCAGCCTCAGGACGACCCTGTGATCAGCGTACTGGCGGCCTCCGGGGCCTGGGTGCGCAGAGGCCGAGGCGTTTCGCCGCAGAGTATAAAACTGGCGGTTACCGGCCCACCCATGCTGGCACTGGGCGGCTACCTTAAAACTAGTCTCTGCCTCAGCCAGGGGCCGCGCGCCTGGCTGTCACCCCCGCTGGGTGATCTTGCCAGTGTCGAAAGCTGTCGCCGTTTGCAGTTACAGGTTGAGCAACTGCCGGCGCTGTATGGTGTAACCCCGGCACAGGTCAGTGTCGACCTGCAGCCGGACAGTTACGGCTATCGACTGGCACAGCAGTATGCTGATGCACGGAACATCTCGCTGTCGCCGGTTCAGCACCACCATGCCCATGTGGCCGCCGTGATGGCCGAACATCAATTGACCGGCCCGGTAATCGGACTGTCACTGGATGGACTAGGGTTGGGTGAAGCGGGTGAGTTGCGCGGTGGTGAGTTGCTGAAAGTAAACGCGAGTGGCCATGAACGGCTGGGTGCCTTGAAACCGCTGCCTTTACCTGGTGGTGACCGTGCCGCACGGGAGCCCTGGCGATTGGCACTGGCCCTTCTGTTTCAGCTGGGGCGGGAGGACCTGATGGCCGAGCGTTTTGGCCACCAGCCTCTTTGGCAGGAGGTTGCACAGATGCTGCGTGCAGATATCAATTGCCCGCCCAGCAGCAGTCTTGGGCGACTGTTCGATGCGGTGGCGGGGTTGATGGCTGTTTGTGACGTACAGACCTTTGAAGCCCAGGCCGCCATGTTGCTGGAAGCACAGGTCAGGCGGCTGCCTGAACCTGATGCCGCGCTCTGGCGTGTGAGTGATGGCAACTGTCTGGATTTGACCCCCTTGCTGCAGCGTCTGCTTGAAATGGACAATGCCCCTGAAGGGGCGGAATGCTTTCATGCCAACCTGATCGCTGCGCTGGCTGCATGGGCCGGTAAAGCCGCGCATGAGCAGGGTATCAGCGATGTTATTCTCAGCGGTGGCTGCCTGCTGAACAGCTGGCTGCGAGCCGGTCTGGTGGAAGAGCTGAAGCGGCAGGGGCTGACGCCACGCCTGCCGATAAATCTGCCGCCGGGTGATGCCGCGCTGTCGCTGGGGCAGGTATGGGTGTCGATCATGCGTGCGAATGTCAAACGGGAAAGGGAGCAAGGCTGA
- the hypE gene encoding hydrogenase expression/formation protein HypE, which yields MSRLDLTNGKVEMAHGGGGRAMAQLISQLFARAFDNEWLAQGNDQAQLSLPAGRLAFASDSHVVSPLFFPGGDIGSLAVHGTLNDLAMCGARPHALSVGFILEEGFPLSELARIVESMAQASREANVPIVTGDTKVVERGKGDGVFINTSGVGIVPEGLDLSGDRARPGDCILLSGSVGDHGACILTQRESLGFAADIRSDSCALHRLTQAMVAQVPQLRCMRDPTRGGLANTLNELAQQSGVGMQLEEAAIPVIQPVQAVCELLGLDPLYLANEGKLVAICPPEQAPELLALMRAHPQGKSAAIIGTVTADPQQFVQLRTRFGGNRLLDWLNSEPLPRIC from the coding sequence ATGAGTCGACTGGATTTGACCAACGGCAAGGTCGAGATGGCACATGGAGGCGGAGGCCGGGCGATGGCACAGCTGATCAGTCAGCTGTTTGCACGGGCGTTTGACAATGAGTGGCTGGCGCAGGGCAATGATCAGGCTCAGCTGAGCCTGCCAGCCGGGCGACTTGCCTTCGCCAGTGACAGCCATGTGGTGTCGCCGCTGTTTTTCCCTGGTGGTGATATCGGCTCGCTCGCGGTACATGGCACCCTCAATGATCTGGCCATGTGCGGTGCCCGACCACATGCACTGTCGGTGGGCTTTATTCTGGAAGAGGGCTTCCCACTGTCCGAACTGGCCCGCATTGTGGAATCGATGGCGCAGGCCAGCCGCGAGGCGAACGTACCAATCGTGACTGGTGACACCAAGGTGGTCGAACGCGGCAAGGGCGACGGCGTGTTTATCAACACCAGCGGTGTCGGCATTGTGCCTGAGGGGCTTGATCTTTCAGGTGACCGGGCACGTCCCGGCGACTGTATCCTGCTGTCGGGCAGTGTGGGCGATCATGGTGCCTGTATTCTGACCCAGCGTGAGTCATTGGGCTTTGCGGCGGATATTCGTTCCGACAGTTGCGCACTGCACCGGCTGACACAAGCCATGGTCGCGCAGGTACCACAACTGCGCTGCATGCGTGATCCCACTCGCGGTGGGTTGGCCAATACACTGAACGAACTGGCACAGCAGTCCGGCGTCGGAATGCAGCTGGAAGAGGCCGCCATACCGGTGATCCAGCCGGTACAGGCGGTGTGTGAACTGCTTGGACTGGACCCGCTCTACCTCGCCAACGAGGGCAAGCTGGTTGCGATCTGTCCGCCGGAACAGGCACCTGAGCTATTGGCTCTGATGCGCGCTCACCCGCAGGGGAAGAGCGCAGCCATTATCGGCACTGTCACTGCTGACCCGCAGCAGTTTGTACAGTTGCGCACTCGCTTTGGCGGCAACCGCCTGCTGGACTGGTTGAACAGTGAACCGCTGCCACGGATCTGCTGA
- a CDS encoding dienelactone hydrolase family protein translates to MNTISVSLGEASHRHELYPMKETSHGRQILVFSTWAGITDFERDVAERLNRAGHSAILVDFFGESADLSTFEKKQRAISPYLQDLAVLQAHVSALIVSVKRAIPAVNQPMSAIGFCLGGLCALHAGLQEHDVDTAVSFHGLLKLPSITGHAAQNTRFLILNGSRDPMVSSDEVTSAIQFFDDRALDMTLVSLGGTYHSFMLPDADNPKAGVLYNPQSAYRAWALCENFLR, encoded by the coding sequence ATGAACACGATTTCGGTGAGTTTGGGTGAAGCATCACACAGGCATGAGCTATACCCGATGAAGGAGACCTCACACGGCAGACAGATACTGGTTTTCTCCACCTGGGCAGGGATTACAGACTTCGAACGCGACGTGGCCGAAAGACTTAACAGAGCCGGACATAGCGCAATACTTGTCGATTTCTTCGGGGAAAGTGCCGACTTATCAACCTTTGAGAAGAAACAACGCGCCATATCGCCCTACCTTCAGGACCTGGCCGTACTTCAGGCTCACGTAAGCGCATTGATTGTTTCAGTCAAGCGGGCAATACCGGCAGTGAACCAGCCCATGTCTGCAATAGGTTTTTGTCTTGGCGGACTGTGTGCCCTGCACGCCGGCCTGCAGGAGCATGACGTTGACACCGCCGTGAGTTTTCACGGGTTACTGAAGCTGCCATCCATAACCGGCCATGCAGCCCAAAATACTCGCTTCCTGATTCTGAACGGGAGTCGGGACCCAATGGTTTCATCTGATGAGGTGACTTCTGCCATTCAGTTTTTTGATGACCGGGCACTGGACATGACACTGGTTTCGCTTGGTGGTACTTATCACTCATTCATGCTGCCGGATGCTGACAACCCCAAGGCTGGTGTGCTCTATAATCCCCAGAGTGCTTATCGTGCGTGGGCTTTGTGTGAAAACTTCCTCCGTTAG
- a CDS encoding alpha/beta fold hydrolase gives MKESDRKFVQAAGHETAYFECGAGAPLLLLHGSGPGVSGWTNWGGVMDQLAENFHVIVPDIAGFGFTEFKEETHYDIKFWVNHLVEFMDAIGLDKASLVGNSFGGAVGIGLALFNPERLDKLVLLGTPAGTFVQTKGLAGAWLYEPSVENMRSLMELFPYDTSLITDELVQSRYEASARPGAQDALRKLIPQPSTDGETMVKGFPEKAVKNIKAPTLVLHGREDNVVPVQCGRVLSENIPNSDLYVFGQCGHWVQTEQKQKFLKILNSFIGGGQA, from the coding sequence ATGAAAGAGTCAGATCGCAAGTTTGTTCAGGCGGCCGGTCATGAAACGGCGTACTTTGAATGCGGTGCCGGAGCGCCTCTGTTGCTGCTGCATGGTTCAGGTCCGGGTGTATCCGGTTGGACCAATTGGGGCGGCGTCATGGATCAGCTGGCGGAAAACTTCCATGTCATCGTGCCGGATATTGCCGGTTTCGGTTTTACCGAGTTCAAGGAAGAAACCCATTACGACATCAAGTTCTGGGTTAATCATCTGGTTGAATTCATGGATGCCATCGGTCTGGATAAGGCGTCTCTGGTCGGCAATTCCTTCGGTGGCGCGGTCGGTATCGGTCTGGCGTTGTTCAATCCGGAGCGTCTCGACAAGCTGGTGCTGCTGGGTACGCCGGCAGGTACTTTTGTACAGACCAAGGGGCTGGCGGGTGCCTGGTTGTACGAACCGTCAGTCGAGAACATGCGCTCACTGATGGAGCTTTTCCCTTACGACACGTCATTGATCACGGATGAATTGGTGCAGTCACGCTATGAGGCCAGTGCGCGACCCGGTGCACAGGATGCCTTGCGCAAACTCATTCCTCAGCCAAGTACAGATGGCGAAACCATGGTGAAGGGCTTCCCGGAAAAGGCCGTTAAGAACATCAAGGCGCCGACTCTGGTTTTGCATGGACGTGAAGACAATGTAGTGCCAGTTCAGTGTGGGCGTGTGCTGTCCGAGAACATCCCCAACAGTGATCTGTATGTGTTTGGTCAGTGCGGCCACTGGGTGCAGACCGAGCAGAAACAGAAGTTCCTCAAAATTCTGAACAGCTTTATCGGCGGGGGGCAGGCATGA